In Silene latifolia isolate original U9 population chromosome X, ASM4854445v1, whole genome shotgun sequence, the following proteins share a genomic window:
- the LOC141619430 gene encoding uncharacterized protein LOC141619430 — translation MPKAAVVEDFPSCFGKKLSLGKASCLRRKTKGMKRMDDSPFSASRSAGKDSSSGDKPNTTKPTGNAEAFHFRPVEKSLSKAKKRNRFEEEEPPWCEVTGVVDLSAVTDAMNRKVDMDEIFFGGSEGLKRVSNEFATAALSYLQEKGHKLELVMAGSYEGEAGGRFHHNFKAKRADDPHAPVEMYFAQLYDGARLVVECCVSLGESDSLPYERDNQGCEYCAKFIHHPHGPCEGIIWGRLVWGPGVNEYTVV, via the exons ATGCCTAAGGCTGCTGTTGTCGAAGATTTTCCGTCATG ctTTGGGAAAAAGCTTTCTCTCGGAAAAGCTTCCTGTTTGAGAAGGAAAACCAAAGGAATGAAACGTATGGATGATTCTCCTTTTTCCGCTTCCCG GTCTGCTGGAAAGGATTCCTCTTCTGGAGACAAGCCTAATACGACAAAACCTACGGGGAATGCGGAAGCTTTTCATTTTCG GCCTGTTGAAAAGAGTCTTTCGAAAGCAAAGAAACGTAACAG GTTTGAAGAAGAGGAGCCTCCGTGGTGTGAAGTGACTGG GGTTGTTGATTTGAGTGCTGTGACTGATGCAATGAACCGCAAGGTGGATATGGATGAAATCTTTTTTGG GGGGTCTGAAGGATTGAAAAGAGTATCTAACGAATTTGCAACTGCGGCCTTATCGTACCTGCAGGAGAAG GGTCACAAGCTGGAGTTGGTCATGGCGGGTTCATATGAAGGAGAGGCGGGCGGGAGGTTTCATCACAACTTCAAGGCTAAGAGGGCAGATGACCCTCATGCTCCTGTGGAGATGTATTTTGCCCAGCTCTATGATGGTGCTAGGCTTGTTGTTGAATGCTGCGTCTCTTTGGGAGAATCTGACTCTCTTCCAT ATGAACGAGATAATCAGGGTTGCGAATACTGTGCCAAGTTTATTCATCACCCCCATGGACCCTGTGAGGGGATAATATGGGGTCGATTGGTATGGGGTCCAGGGGTAAACGAGTATACTGTTGTGTAA